The following are encoded together in the Brassica napus cultivar Da-Ae chromosome A9, Da-Ae, whole genome shotgun sequence genome:
- the LOC106399912 gene encoding zinc-finger homeodomain protein 6-like: MEAREKKDNKIEMERRQSSANQNIQDHRLPPYTYSQTADKEKTTTKRNGSDPDPDLDTNPTSIAPAPRSYARPQTTSPTRRVSYRECQRNHAASSGGHVVDGCGEFMSSGEEGTAESLLCAACDCHRSFHRKETDGVFVVKFNSFGHSQRPLINRHVSPIMMSFGGGGGGRDPAESSTEDLNRFHQALSGNGVEQFQYHPKKRFRTKFNQEQKERMFEFAEKIGWRMNKSEDEEVNRFCREINVKRQVFKVWMHNNKQAAKKKET; encoded by the coding sequence ATGGAGGctagagagaagaaagataatAAAATAGAGATGGAAAGACGACAATCATCAGCTAACCAAAACATTCAAGATCATCGTCTACCTCCGTACACTTACTCCCAAACCGCCGACAAAGAGAAAACCACCACCAAAAGAAACGGGTCGGATCCTGATCCGGATCTGGATACCAACCCTACTTCTATAGCTCCAGCTCCAAGGTCATACGCTCGGCCTCAAACAACTTCTCCGACAAGGAGAGTGAGCTATAGAGAATGCCAAAGGAACCACGCGGCGAGCTCCGGCGGACATGTGGTCGACGGTTGCGGCGAGTTTATGTCATCAGGCGAAGAAGGCACGGCGGAGTCACTTCTTTGCGCCGCATGCGATTGTCACCGGAGCTTCCACAGAAAAGAAACCGACGGCGTGTTCGTTGTCAAGTTCAATAGCTTTGGTCATTCGCAGAGACCTCTCATTAACCGCCACGTGTCTCCGATCATGATGAGCTTTGGTGGTGGCGGAGGAGGAAGAGATCCGGCAGAGTCATCGACGGAGGATCTCAACAGGTTTCATCAAGCTTTAAGTGGTAACGGAGTGGAACAGTTTCAGTACCATCCCAAGAAGCGGTTTAGGACAAAGTTTAACCAAGAACAGAAGGAGAGAATGTTCGAGTTTGCTGAGAAGATCGGTTGGAGAATGAACAAGTCGGAAGATGAAGAAGTGAACCGGTTTTGTCGGGAGATTAATGTGAAAAGACAAGTGTTTAAAGTTTGGATGCACAACAATAAGCAAGCAGCCAAGAAGAAAGAAACGTAA